The Lineus longissimus chromosome 2, tnLinLong1.2, whole genome shotgun sequence genome window below encodes:
- the LOC135482429 gene encoding glutathione hydrolase 1 proenzyme-like: protein MEPSDPTVVAVPVDYREPSKAKKPWHFHLIGTPSRRCIFSLCLFGVIAMAILFGLLFGLVRNEPTMSTKDEEPRYSRSTPPAVPTPKPSSCIGKEGSYRYAAVASDAEICSTIGSDILAKKGGSAVDAAIATLLCLGLANIHSMGIGGGFFMTLYDKQKGEVYTLDAREEAPAAATEDMYVNDKAASSFGGKSIAVPAEVAGYMEAHKFYGKVPWKELFEPSIKLCREGVPVTPGLVGAMKAKESVLRADKQLSGRFINPKTGDLYKLGEKIFYPKFAKTLQIIADEGGYAFYNGSLVENIVADIKDAGGIITMDDMANYKPKWRTPVSSTLNKKLRVYSLPPPSSGAILIYILNLLDGYNFTNADLKKEPVKTYQRIVESFKFAYARRAELGDQDFIDITTLLSNLTSSAYADYTRSFITDDRTHDPSYYGEAMGKTEKQGTSHLSVVAPNGDAISVTSTINLYFGSKVLGNRTDILFNDEMDDFSSPNMSNTFGLPPSPTNFIRPGKRPMSSMSPAIIVDDKGDVKLVIGASGGSKIISSVAYCSARALMFGETLKDAIDAARLHDQWVPNKIIYDPSFSKEILDALQNIGHEVEELKGRGAVLQGVYRTASRLNAYSDQRKGGCTDGY, encoded by the exons AGGGACACCATCCCGGCGTTGTATCTTCAGTCTATGTCTGTTCGGGGTGATAGCAATGGCCATCCTTTTCGGTCTTCTATTCGGGCTGGTTCGCAACGAGCCCACAATGAGCACCAAGGATGAGGAGCCGCGCTACAGCAGATCCACGCCGCCGGCTGTTCCCACGCCGAAGCCAAGCAGTTGTATTGGGAAGGAAGGGTCTTATCGCTATGCCGCCGTAGCTTCTGACGCAGAAATATGCTCAACGATTGGCAG CGACATCCTAGCGAAGAAGGGCGGATCTGCAGTCGACGCGGCAATTGCCACTCTCCTATGCCTTGGTCTGGCTAATATCCACAGCATGGGGATCGGTGGTGGATTCTTTATGACATTATACGACAA GCAGAAAGGGGAGGTGTATACATTAGACGCCCGCGAAGAGGCACCAGCAGCCGCAACTGAAGACATGTACGTCAATGACAAGGCGGCCTCGTCATTCGGTGGCAAATCCATTGCAGTGCCTGCTGAAGTCGCGGGGTATATGGAGGCCCACAAGTTCTACGGCAAGGTTCCGTGGAAGGAGCTGTTTGAACCTAGCATCAAGCTCTGCCGGGAAGGAGTACCTGTCACTCCCGGCCTGGTTGGCGCCATGAAGGCAAAAGAGAGCGTTTTGAGAGCTGATAAACAGCTTTC TGGACGTTTTATCAACCCTAAGACAGGTGACCTCTATAAACTTGGTGAGAAGATATTTTACCCCAAGTTTGCGAAAACATTACAGATTATTGCTGATGAAGGCGGATATGCTTTTTACAATGGAAGCTTGGTTGAGAACATCGTCGCCGATATTAAAGACGCAG GTGGCATCATAACTATGGATGACATGGCCAACTACAAACCAAAATGGCGTACGCCAGTCAGTTCAACTTTGAACAAGAAGCTCAGGGTATATTCCTTACCACCGCCTTCCAGTGGTGCTATTCTAATTTATATACTGAATCTCTTAGATG GTTACAACTTTACAAATGCTGACTTAAAGAAGGAACCAGTCAAGACATATCAAAGAATAGTAGAGTCGTTCAAGTTCGCATACGCGAGGAGAGCCGAGCTGGGCGACCAGGACTTCATCGACATTACAACG CTCCTGTCTAACCTGACTTCATCCGCCTACGCTGACTACACCAGATCATTTATTACGGACGATCGAACCCACGACCCATCGTACTACGGGGAGGCGATGGGCAAGACCGAAAAACAGGGAACCTCACATTTATCTGTGGTCGCACCGAATGGCGATGCGATATCAGTCACTAGCACTATCAATCTTTA CTTTGGTTCCAAGGTGTTAGGTAACCGGACAGACATCCTCTTCAATGACGAAATGGACGATTTCTCCTCACCAAATATGTCCAATACGTTCGGCCTCCctccatcaccgaccaacttcaTCCGCCCGGGGAAGCGGCCCATGTCCTCAATGTCCCCTGCCATTATCGTTGACGATAAGGGCGATGTCAAACTCGTAATTGGTGCGTCTGGAGGCAGCAAGATCATCTCTTCAGTGGCTTAT TGTTCGGCCCGAGCGCTGATGTTTGGCGAAACGCTGAAAGATGCCATTGATGCAGCTCGCTTACATGACCAATGGGTGCCTAATAAGATTATCTACGATCCAAGTTTTTCCAAG gaaataCTAGATGCGTTACAAAACATTGGGCACGAGGTGGAGGAGTTAAAAGGTCGCGGTGCAGTCTTGCAAGGAGTCTATAGGACGGCCAGTCGTCTGAATGCCTACTCAGACCAGAGAAAGGGAGGCTGCACTGATGGATACTAA